One Conger conger chromosome 18, fConCon1.1, whole genome shotgun sequence DNA window includes the following coding sequences:
- the alox5a gene encoding polyunsaturated fatty acid 5-lipoxygenase: MPCYTVTVATGTQWFAGTDSYIYITLVGTERCSEKTLLDKPLYNDFERGAVDSYDVKVSEDIGEIVFVKIEKRKYWVQDDWYCKYITVKTPCGEYLEFPCYRWIPDDKEVALRDGRARLPQDDKTRLVKQHRRKELETRQKVYRWREWQPGFPMSIDANSHKELPRDIQFDSEKGVDFTLNYTKAIENLCINRFMHMFQSSWSDFADFERIFVRISNTISEYVMQHWQEDFMFGYQCLNGCNPVIIQKCTQLPAKFPVTHEMVEFCLERDLTLEEEVKAGNIYIADYEIMENITPNGTDLCTLQYLAAPICLLYKNTQNKVLPIAIQLQQSPGEDSPIFLPSDSKTDWMLAKIWVRSSDFHVHQTVTHLLRTHLISEVFGIAMFRQLSAVHPVYKLLIPHIRFTIAINTKAREELLCECGLFDKANGTGGGGHVELVQKAMKTFTYQSLIFPQAIKARGMDSQEELPYYFYRDDGNKVWEVTKSFVEDIVHIHYESDEVVKEDEEIQAFVKDVCSFGMQDLDYCGFPKSVKTREQLTEYLTVVIFTASAQHAAVNFGQYDWCSWIPNAPPTMRKPLPTKKGVATIAYIIESLPDRGRSCWHLGAVWALSQFQENELFLGMYPDEHFIGKPVKEAMEKYRKNLAEISRFIKARNEGKKLPYYYFSPDRIPNSVAV; this comes from the exons ATGCCTTGTTACACTGTAACAGTGGCCACCGGGACCCAGTGGTTTGCAGGCACAGATTCTTACATCTATATCACTTTGGTTGGAACAGAGCGATGCAGTGAAAAAACTTTATTGGACAAGCCACTCTACAATGATTTTGAGAGGGGGGCA GTAGACTCGTACGATGTTAAAGTGTCGGAGGACATCGGGgaaattgtgtttgtgaagattGAGAAAAGAAAGTACTGGGTGCAAGATGACTGGTACTGCAAGTACATCACAGTGAAGACCCCATGCGGAGAGTATTTGGAGTTCCCCTGTTACAGATGGATCCCTGACGACAAGGAAGTGGCGCTCAGAGATGGCCGGG CACGATTGCCTCAAGATGACAaaaccagactggtcaaacagCATAGACGCAAAGAGCTGGAAACCAGGCAGAAGGTGTACAG ATGGAGAGAATGGCAGCCAGGGTTTCCCATGAGCATAGATGCCAATAGTCACAAGGAGCTTCCCAGGGACATCCAGTTTGACAGTGAGAAAGGAGTGGACTTTACCCTGAACTACACAAAGGC GATTGAGAACCTCTGCATAAACCGCTTCATGCATATGTTCCAGTCCTCCTGGAGTGATTTTGCTGATTTTGAACGGATATTTGTGAGGATCAGCAACACAATCTCAG AGTACGTGATGCAGCACTGGCAGGAGGACTTCATGTTTGGATACCAGTGTCTCAACGGCTGCAACCCTGTGATAATCCAGAAGTGCACCCAGCTCCCTGCCAAGTTCCCAGTCACCCATGAGATGGTGGAGTTCTGCTTGGAGCGAGACCTCACTCTGGAAGAGGAGGTCAAG GCAGGAAACATTTATATTGCAGACTACGAAATTATGGAAAATATCACACCCAATGGTACAGACTTATGCACACTCCAGTATTTGGCTGCCCCTATCTGCCTGCTGTACAAGAACACTCAGAACAAAGTCCTGCCAATTGCTATACAG CTACAGCAGAGTCCTGGGGAGGACAGTCCCATTTTTCTCCCGAGTGACAGCAAGACGGACTGGATGCTGGCGAAGATCTGGGTGCGATCATCTGATTTCCACGTCCACCAAACTGTCACGCACCTCCTGCGCACTCACCTGATCTCTGAAGTCTTCGGCATAGCCATGTTCCGCCAGCTCTCAGCAGTTCATCCCGTGTACAAG CTGCTGATACCCCATATCCGCTTCACCATTGCCATTAACACCAAAGCCAGGGAGGAGCTTCTATGTGAATGTGGTCTCTTTGATAAG GCCAATGGGACTGGTGGTGGAGGCCATGTTGAGCTGGTGCAGAAGGCCATGAAGACATTCACATACCAATCACTGATCTTCCCACAAGCCATAAAAGCCAGGGGAATGGACAGCCAGGAGGAACTTCCTTACTACTTCTACAGAGATGATGGAAATAAAGTCTGGGAGGTCACCAAAAG CTTTGTGGAAGACATTGTGCACATCCACTACGAAAGTGACGAGGTGGTTAAGGAGGACGAGGAGATCCAAGCCTTTGTGAAGGACGTATGCAGCTTTGGGATGCAGGACCTGGATTATTGTG GATTTCCCAAATCTGTGAAGACTCGCGAGCAGCTGACTGAGTATCTGACAGTCGTCATTTTCACCGCCTCTGCACAGCATGCAGCCGTCAATTTTGGCCAG TATGATTGGTGCTCCTGGATCCCCAACGCTCCGCCCACCATGCGGAAACCCCTGCCCACAAAGAAAGGTGTGGCCACAATTGCGTACATCATCGAGAGCCTGCCTGATCGAGGCCGGTCCTGTTGGCACCTGGGAGCTGTGTGGGCCCTCAGTCAGTTTCAGGAGAACGAG CTGTTTTTGGGCATGTATCCAGATGAGCATTTCATCGGAAAGCCAGTGAAGGAGGCCATGGAAAAGTACCGGAAGAACCTGGCGGAGATTTCCCGTTTCATCAAGGCCAGGAACGAGGGCAAGAAACTGCCATACTACTATTTCAGCCCTGACCGCATCCCCAACAGTGTGGCTGTTTAG